CCAGAAAATATTGATAAACTTTTGTTTACCTGCGTAGGAATGGAACCGGCTGAAATTAAATTGAAAAAAGATTGTGATACAATTCAACTTATAATGATGTATTTCGCTCATTATGATTTTATGTCTTCGGGAAAAATTGACAAATTGCGTAAAAAAAGATTTGACAAATTATCAACTATTTATTCTGATGCAATAAAAAAAGGACTATTCGAAAAGAACGATATTTGTTACGATAGAGATTTTGAAGCACACAAACCTGATTTAGATAGTATTAGCAAAAAATTAAAAGAAAAAAGAAAAGCGAACGAAAATAATTTCAAAGATTTAAGAATAGGTGATATTGTGAAAATTCCGTTTGGAATAGATAAATCAGAAAACAGAATAAGTGCTCAATATTCCCCGTGTTTAGATTGTACAGAAAAGGATTACGATTATGTAATTAAGGGCGAAATAATTAAAAAACATACGAAAAATTTGACACTTGAAATTAAAATTACAGAAATGCCTCATTATGATTATTTAAATTATAACGGACA
The genomic region above belongs to uncultured Paludibacter sp. and contains:
- a CDS encoding conserved hypothetical protein (Evidence 4 : Unknown function but conserved in other organisms) — translated: MKNRKTGYNRRLAQWRVTWLIEHSTSHHLLWCIDSFMLRNPPLRQAPKRWQPYKEHKQKMKKLIISILTILFLSLNLNGQTRTITGRVITEDLEPIPMLDIRNLNTIIGKTDIDGRFKIVVPENIDKLLFTCVGMEPAEIKLKKDCDTIQLIMMYFAHYDFMSSGKIDKLRKKRFDKLSTIYSDAIKKGLFEKNDICYDRDFEAHKPDLDSISKKLKEKRKANENNFKDLRIGDIVKIPFGIDKSENRISAQYSPCLDCTEKDYDYVIKGEIIKKHTKNLTLEIKITEMPHYDYLNYNGQILKIGSDFKYKMKFFEVITEK